A genomic window from Lepisosteus oculatus isolate fLepOcu1 chromosome 27, fLepOcu1.hap2, whole genome shotgun sequence includes:
- the LOC102689702 gene encoding alpha-tectorin-like, with protein MGRGLLVLTVLQLLFDEAVKAQTGHFYSFGITNGDTATPRIDDGSSPVVSLAVNIPFFGQIYHQLYVNNNGFITFDTPMSTYVPYRFPARSGIDIIAGFWTDIDDRNNGIISYRQVTSGSVLQQATSDINQYFPLIQFTARWVFMATWDRVAYYPNSGTETTFQVVLISDGTYSFVLLNYGIIAATNKVIEAGYDTRTSDHHFVIPGSFQSNITNLMYTSNVNVPGRWAFRTDSGNTGCMFNGNPVQVGYSFWSDHTCRSKCTCVSSGNLRCQTQPCGFDQVCQVSTFQYSCQTVPRRTCTIAGDPHYYTFDGRLFHFQGTCTYVLSQTCGSRAQGLAPYRVEGKNENRGSTVVAWTKLVRIIVYGEEIELVKGNTAQAKVNGSFATAPFSLHNGTVRIYQTGFSLAVSTDFGLTVAYDGYSYVTISVPYDYLNATCGLCGTFNNNPADDFLSSSGSVLSSDVNFANSWQVYSDSEPGCQPPCVGASCAVCQPQQRTLFSSISHCGILENPVGAFNVCHSRLPPSSFVESCVYDLCVGRGYQPILCQALNVYATQCQQEGLHPGQWRRQGFCEIACPANSHFEPQGTGCPATCADLQAPSHCPLPSQESCICDTGFVLSAGTCVPAAQCGCTFEGRYYSFGQTALLGADCGRRCTCQNGQMSCQAHVCGPQEACRIENGERGCYPLSYNMCWVEGARRYRTFDGLTFEYPGACSLTLSKVMGQSSLRRFLVTAKKVPRGTPGVDFARILRFETSGVEISIEMGPNPIVQVGGQSISLPFRREAEGVQVYLASLSRVVVQTDFGVRMEADWPHLVRLTVPSTYNGTLGGLCGNDNGYVGDEFWTPDGSFANVSQSFGDSWRDGSLSAFCVENLPSTSPRSGGNSSQYLSGQFCGIMALPQGPFGQCQGRFNPSERIDHCARDMYRQGGASEVLCEALRNYALLCQQNGIAISHWRNLTNCQINCPPHSHYELCETSCPAACPSLSFPFTCQGTCQEGCQCDNGFILSNGQCVSPIDCGCQYQGRYYRGGQSFWDGDGCHNFCQCNGTTGNVQCSPSSCRELESCRIVGGDYGCHPKPHGTCVAAGDPHYLTFDGRAFDFQGTCDYVLATLCNSSTGLPNFQIEARNERWQGLSVSVTSDVFVHVYGNVVHISRGWSGTVEVDDVTKNLPILLRRGQVSVYQNGIYTFVSVDFGLTVSYDGNSVVSITLPPRFRGRTCGLCGNFNGQPADDFVTRSGALAPTPFDFGSSWKTASNHSCSDGCGNSCPACPDDRVARSHCEVIQASNGSLAFCHSTVSPNTYFNDCVFDVCLSGNRNDVLCRAVQAYVGACQAANVRALPWRQGTPCAISCPAHSHYEMCGTECGQTCAGTIDAHCDQTCSEGCFCDQGFFRSGDRCVPVEECGCQYDGFYYNVGETFWTPGCSQRCMCHAHQDLRCVAAGCTPKQECTIRRGQLGCFDLLSTCTVTGDPHYFTFDGAVAHFQGTCSYEISRTCGNVTSGDSAFRVVAENRHHGSTLVSFVSAVDIWLSEGGQETHISIGASKRVLVNNRAISIPSAIGSVAQVSWDRDFVVVNASNDLEVHFNGRSTLFVRLGQSHRSSVCGMCGNFNGDPADDKDLPNGLPAGSDEEFGNGWISDTSSPGCGARVRSGAQGCPFQQEYTELCSIISNTTGPFAECHIHVDPEPYVSACVYDLCLYTPVNGIFCSAVSSYEAACNILGLDIPEWRPSVQCPLTDPCEQLHCTDQEWCGEKDGVYGCFCNEDHERPNANNYDAQETCFSSSGTMSLSRCLLFEEGFPPHILHLNDPNCTGTVVDGRVEFLFDNDNQSCGTSLMTNGTHFIYNNSIQGAIDSSGGVISRTKQIDLKFSCEYLLSETMSLRFGIHPLESIVRKKIPSGIGTYQVRLVPYQDPQFSHPFTGSQVDLALNQRIYIGVSVSGVDDRQFSSVLESCWATPVNDPFYSIRWNLITHECPSSDDKTVEIIQNGVSTTSQFSFMMFTFAGNTSTIFLHCQVKICLLAGNDCTARCYPGYHRRVARAVNFHDGTSISMGPLTWSQQRSDQKVRSVTDGSSVF; from the exons ATGGGTAGGGGTCTGCTTGTCCTCACAGTACTGCAGCTGCTGTTTG aTGAAGCGGTCAAAGCTCAAACAG GACATTTCTACTCCTTTGGTATCACCAATGGAGACACAGCCACGCCCCGGATTGATGATGGAAGCTCTCCTGTAGTCTCCCTTGCTGTCAACATTCCCTTTTTTGGACAAATATACCACCAGTTATAT GTGAACAACAATGGCTTCATAACATTTGACACACCCATGAGTACTTATGTCCCCTATCGATTTCCGGCCCGCTCAGGCATTGATATCATTGCGGGTTTCTGGACCGATATCGACGATAGAAACAATGGGATCATCTCATACCGACAGGTTACCAGTGGAAGTGTCCTTCAACAGGCTACAAGTGACATCAACCAATACTTCCCTCTGATCCAATTTACCGCCAGATGGGTTTTTATGGCAACTTGGGATAGGGTGGCCTATTACCCAAATAGTGGCACG gAAACCACATTCCAGGTTGTTCTTATCTCAGATGGGACAtattcttttgttctcctgaACTATGGAATTATAGCAGCAACTAATAAAGTTATAGAG GCTGGATATGACACAAGAACCTCAGACCATCATTTTGTCATCCCTGGATCCTTTCAAAGCAACATTACCAATCTGATGTACACCAGCAACGTCAATGTTCCGGGACGCTGGGCATTTCGTACTGATTCTGGAAACACCGGCTGCATGTTTAATG GCAATCCGGTGCAGGTGGGATACAGCTTTTGGAGTGACCATACATGCCGGAGTAAGTGCACCTGTGTGAGCAGTGGCAATCTGAGATGCCAAACTCAGCCATGTGGCTTCGACCAGGTGTGCCAGGTCTCCACTTTCCAGTACTCCTGCCAGACTGTGCCGAGAAGGACCTGCACCATTGCAGGGGACCCCCACTACTACACCTTCGACGGCAGACTCTTTCACTTCCAGGGCACCTGCACATATGTTCTCTCCCAGACCTGTGGCAGCAGAGCCCAGGGGTTAGCGCCTTACCGCGTGGAGGGCAAGAACGAAAACCGCGGGAGCACGGTGGTGGCGTGGACAAAGCTCGTGCGGATTATTGTCTACGGAGAGGAGATTGAGCTGGTCAAGGGCAACACAGCTCAGGCCAAG GTGAACGGCAGCTTTGCCACAGCTCCTTTCTCTCTGCACAATGGGACTGTCCGTATCTATCAGACTGGATTCTCTCTGGCAGTCAGCACTGACTTTGGCTTGACAGTGGCATATGACGGCTACAGCTATGTTACCATCAGTGTGCCATATGACTACCTCAATGCCACCTGTGGCCTCTGTGGCACCTTCAATAACAACCCTGCAGACGATTTTCTCTCCTCTTCTGGCAGCGTCCTGAGCTCCGATGTAAACTTTGCCAACAGCTGGCAGGTGTACAGTGATAGTGAACCAGGCTGTCAGCCTCCTTGTGTGGGGGCATCTTGTGCAGTGTGCCAGCCACAACAACGAACCCTCTTTTCCAGCATTTCCCACTGTGGCATACTGGAAAATCCTGTGGGAGCCTTCAATGTCTGCCATTCCAGGCTGCCCCCCAGCTCTTTCGTAGAAAGCTGTGTCTATGACTTATGTGTGGGTAGAGGATACCAGCCTATCTTGTGCCAGGCACTGAATGTATACGCTACGCAATGCCAACAGGAAGGACTCCATCCTGGTCAATGGAGAAGACAAGGATTCTGCG AAATCGCTTGCCCTGCCAACAGCCACTTTGAACCTCAGGGCACAGGATGTCCTGCTACATGCGCTGACCTTCAAGCGCCATCCCACTGCCCTCTGCCCTCTCAGGAGAGCTGTATATGTGACACAGGGTTTGTTCTGAGCGCAGGGACGTGCGTTCCTGCGGCCCAGTGTGGCTGCACCTTTGAGGGGCGGTACTACAGTTTCGGCCAGACCGCCCTGTTGGGTGCGGATTGCGGCCGCAGGTGCACGTGCCAGAATGGTCAGATGAGCTGCCAGGCTCATGTGTGTGGCCCCCAGGAGGCCTGCCGCATTGAGAATGGTGAGCGAGGCTGCTACCCCCTGAGCTATAACATGTGCTGGGTGGAAGGGGCCAGGCGGTACCGCACTTTTGACGGGCTGACATTTGAGTACCCTGGAGCCTGTAGCCTGACCCTGTCCAAGGTGATGGGGCAGTCCTCCTTGCGCCGCTTCCTGGTGACTGCTAAGAAGGTACCCAGAGGCACACCGGGAGTTGACTTTGCCCGAATCCTGAGATTTGAGACCAGTGGTGTGGAGATTTCCATTGAAATGGGACCAAATCCCATTGTACAG GTGGGTGGACAGAGTATAAGCCTGCCTTTCAGAAGAGAGGCAGAAGGGGTCCAGGTGTACTTGGCCAGTTTGAGCCGGGTGGTAGTACAGACTGACTTTGGTGTCCGCATGGAAGCAGACTGGCCTCACCTGGTGAGGTTGACGGTTCCCAGCACTTACAATGGGACACTTGGAGGGCTCTGCGGGAACGACAACGGATATGTTGGGGATGAGTTTTGGACTCCTGATGGTTCATTTGCAAATGTCTCCCAGTCTTTTGGAGACAGCTGGCGGGATGGGAGCCTGtctgccttctgtgtggagaacTTGCCTAGCACCTCACCACGCAGTGGAGGCAACAGCAGCCAGTACCTCTCCGGTCAGTTCTGTGGTATAATGGCTCTGCCCCAAGGGCCGTTTGGCCAGTGCCAGGGCAGGTTCAATCCGAGCGAGAGGATTGACCACTGCGCGAGGGATATGTATCGGCAAGGAGGAGCCAGTGAGGTGCTGTGCGAAGCCCTGCGCAACTATGCTCTGCTGTGTCAACAGAATGGCATTGCCATCTCCCACTGGAGGAACCTCACAAACTGTC AAATAAACTGTCCACCTCACAGCCACTACGAGCTCTGTGAGACCTCCTGCCCGGCTGCTTGCCCGTCGCTCTCCTTCCCTTTCACCTGCCAGGGAACCTGCCAAGAGGGATGCCAGTGTGACAATGGGTTCATCTTGAGCAACGGCCAGTGTGTGTCTCCCATTGACTGTGGCTGTCAATATCAGGGGCGGTACTACCGGGGCGGGCAGAGCTTCTGGGATGGAGATGGGTGCCACAACTTTTGCCAGTGCAACGGAACCACAGGGAATGTCCAATGCTCACCGTCTTCCTGTAGGGAACTGGAATCCTGCCGTATCGTAGGAGGTGATTATGGCTGCCACCCTAAACCTCATGGCACTTGTGTTGCTGCTGGCGATCCACACTACCTGACCTTCGACGGAAGAGCCTTTGACTTTCAGGGAACGTGTGACTATGTGCTGGCGACGCTCTGCAACTCTTCCACAGGGCTACCAAATTTCCAGATTGAGGCACGCAATGAGAGGTGGCAAGGCCTCTCAGTATCTGTTACCTCAGACGTGTTCGTACATGTCTACGGGAACGTGGTGCACATCTCTCGAGGGTGGAGTGGAACAGTAGAG GTTGATGATGTGACTAAGAATCTCCCAATTCTCCTGCGTAGGGGTCAAGTGTCTGTTTATCAGAATGGCATTTACACCTTCGTCAGTGTTGACTTCGGCTTGACTGTCAGCTACGATGGCAACAGCGTTGTTTCTATCACCCTGCCTCCACGTTTCAGAGGGCGCACCTGCGGTCTGTGCGGCAACTTCAACGGCCAGCCAGCGGATGACTTTGTCACCCGCTCGGGGGCCCTGGCGCCAACTCCCTTCGACTTTGGCTCAAGCTGGAAGACAGCCAGCAACCACAGCTGCAGCGATGGCTGTGGTAACTCGTGCCCAGCATGCCCTGATGATAGAGTGGCCCGGTCGCACTGTGAGGTTATTCAGGCCAGCAATGGATCTCTGGCGTTCTGCCACTCCACTGTCAGCCCAAACACATACTTCAACGACTGTGTTTTCGATGTCTGCCTCTCTGGAAACCGTAATGATGTCTTGTGCAGGGCCGTCCAGGCATATGTTGGTGCCTGCCAGGCAGCAAATGTCAGAGCGCTCCCCTGGAGGCAAGGCACACCATGTG CTATCTCCTGTCCGGCACACAGCCATTATGAGATGTGTGGCACCGAGTGTGGACAGACCTGTGCTGGCACAATCGATGCGCACTGCGATCAGACCTGCTCAGAGGGCTGTTTCTGCGATCAGGGTTTTTTCAGAAGTGGAGATCGCTGTGTCCCTGTGGAGGAATGTGGCTGCCAATATGATGGATTTTACTACAAT GTTGGGGAAACGTTCTGGACACCAGGATGTTCTCAGCGGTGCATGTGTCACGCCCACCAAGACTTGCGCTGTGTGGCAGCCGGCTGCACGCCCAAGCAGGAGTGTACCATTCGGAGAGGTCAGCTGGGGTGCTTTGACCTCCTGTCTACCTGCACAGTTACGGGAGACCCACACTACTTCACCTTTGATGGGGCCGTGGCTCACTTCCAGGGCACCTGCTCGTATGAGATCTCCAGGACCTGCGGCAATGTGACCTCTGGAGACAGTGCCTTCCGCGTTGTCGCCGAAAATCGCCATCATGGGAGCACGCTGGTCTCttttgtttctgctgtggaCATCTGGCTTTCTGAgggaggacaggagacacacattTCCATTGGCGCGAGCAAACGTgtgctg GTGAACAACAGGGCAATCTCCATTCCTTCTGCCATTGGGTCTGTTGCTCAAGTGTCCTGGGACAGGGACTTTGTGGTGGTAAACGCCTCGAATGACCTGGAAGTACACTTCAATGGGAGGAGCACCCTGTTCGTCAGGCTTGGGCAGAGTCACCGCAGCTCTGTGTGTGGGATGTGTGGGAATTTCAACGGAGATCCAGCAGATGACAAAGATCTGCCTAATGGTTTGCCTGCAGGGAGCGATGAAGAATTTGGCAATGGGTGGATATCAGACACCAGCTCCCCAGG CTGTGGGGCACGTGTTAGGAGTGGAGCTCAGGGCTGTCCATTCCAGCAAGAGTACACCGAGCTCTGCAGCATCATCAGCAACACCACAGGCCCCTTCGCAGAGTGTCACATCCACGTCGATCCTGAGCCATACGTCAGCGCCTGTGTGTATGATCTGTGTCTCTACACCCCCGTCAATGGAATCTTTTGCTCTGCTGTCAGTTCCTACGAGGCTGCCTGCAACATCCTGGGTCTTGATATTCCCGAGTGGCGCCCAAGTGTCCAATGCC CCCTGACAGACCCCTGTGAGCAGCTGCACTGTACTGACcaggagtggtgtggggagaaggATGGAGTCTATGGCTGCTTCTGCAATGAGGACCATGAACGCCCAAATGCCAACAACTATG ACGCTCAGGAGACTTGTTTCAGCAGCTCGGGCACAATGTCACTGTCCAGATGCCTGCTGTTTGAAGAAGGATTCCCTCCCCACATTTTGCATCTCAATGATCCcaactgcactgggactgttgTTGATGGTCGGGTGGAATTTCTCTTTGACAATGACAACCAATCCTGTGGAACATCACTGATG ACAAACGGCACACATTTCATCTATAACAACTCCATCCAAGGGGCCATTGACTCCAGTGGTGGGGTCATCAGTCGGACAAAGCAAATTGACCTGAAGTTCAGCTGCGAGTACCTACTGTCTGAGACCATGTCTTTGCGCTTTGGCATTCATCCATTGGAGAG cATTGTGAGGAAGAAGATACCATCAGGCATTGGGACCTACCAGGTGCGCTTGGTTCCTTACCAAGATCCACAGTTCAGTCATCCTTTCACGGGGTCTCAAGTGGACCTAGCGCTCAACCAGAGGATTTATATTGGAGTTTCTGTGAGTGGAGTGGATGACCGGCAGTTCTCCAGTGTCCTTGAGTCCTGTTGGGCAACTCCTGTGAACGACCCATTTTACAGCATTCGATGGAACCTCATTACCCACGA GTGCCCCAGCTCTGATGACAAGACAGTGGAGATCATCCAGAACGGTGTCTCTACCACCAGCCAGTTCTCCTTCATGATGTTTACGTTTGCAGGAAACACCTCCACAATCTTCCTGCACTGTCAAGTCAAGATCTGCTTACTTGCAGGCAATGACTGCACTGCG CGGTGTTACCCAGGATACCATCGCAGAGTGGCCAGGGCTGTGAATTTCCATGATGGCACCTCAATTTCCATGGGCCCTCTGACTTGGTCACAGCAAAGATCAG ATCAAAAAGTTCGATCTGTGACGGATGGATCGTCTGTTTTCTAA